One Pseudomonas sp. MM213 genomic window, TCAGGGTGGTGTGAGTCTTGCCGGTAGCCAAGACTTTTTCGATTTTGCTCATCAGTGATTCCTTGAGTTTTTTATTAAAGTCAAATAGCACAAAAGATACGTAACTATATGACTTGGCTAATTTTATAGACGAGATCAGAGCGCCGGGAATGACGGAAAAACCGATCACCTTCGGCTTTTCCGACCACCTTGCTGCCCTTCGCCAGTTGAGATGAAGCCCATCACCGCTCGTCGCCAAGTCGCGACAGGATCTTTGACATCGAGGGGTCTTTGCTTGAATATTTATAAATCGCATGCGATCTAATCGATAGCGATAACAAGCCACTACATCCCTTGCCGTTTGGAGAATCCGCCATGAACACCGCAAGCAGCCGCACAATCTCTATCTCTCACGCTGCCCATGGCCACAACGGCAACAACTGGATCACTGCTGCATGAAACTGATCCAGCTTCGGGCGTTCTGCTCAGTGGTCGACATGGGCAGTTTTCGTTCGGCGGCGCGAACGCTGGAAGCGGCTCAAAGCACCTTGACCGAGTCGATTCAAAGTCTGGAAAGAGAACTGGGGGCCACCTTGTTGGTGCGCTCCAATCAAGGCATCAGCCTGACCCTGGCCGGCAAGGTTTTCCTGACCAGGGCACGCTCGATCATTCTGGATTGTGATCGCGCAGTACAGGACGTCCGACAATGCAACGGTGCGCCCGAAGGTCAGATCGCATTGGGTGTCACGACGGAACCCTTGGCTGCGTGCCTGATGCCGGTCTTCAACAGTTTTACCCGCCGATTTCCAAACGTGCAGTTGCACGTCGCCGGTGGCCAGACGAAGAAGTTGATCGAAATGATTCGCGCGGGCCGGCTCGACTTTGTGATGTGTCCACTGAGTGCCGACGTTTGCGATATCGACTTGCAGATTGAGCGGCTTTACCGCTCGAAAGCCAGCGTCATTGCGCGCAAGGGGCATCCCCTGGCGGAGGCTCGCTCAGTGCGCGACCTCGCCGACTGCCAGTGGATCAGCGTCCGCCCGGCGGGGATTGCCGGTAGCGCGGAGAAGCAACTGATCGAGCTGTTCAAAGCCCAAGGCTTGCCGCCCCCGAAGATCGCGATCACGACCGAGTCGCTGCTGGAAATCCTGCACATCATCTCCGAGACGGACTACCTGACCATTGAGCCCGGCATGCTTGCCGGCATGAAGCTGTTTTCCTCGTCGCTGACCAGCATTTCGATCCGCGAGCCGCTGGAGTCGTGCGAGGTGTGCCTGATCAGCCGTCGAGTGTCACCCTTCACCCAAGTGACACAAGAACTGACCAGCATGCTGATTTCGTACTCACGCTTGCGTCACCGAGCCAAGGGGTGAGGCTCGAGTCGTCATTCACGCGCGTCCATTTCCGTCACCAGAATCCTGATCGCTCACGCCTGAAAGTGGTCCCCATGCGAAGTTCTCAGTATCCTGCGCAACACTGAAAACGCGTGACACAAGGAAGTCCCCATGTTTATCCATCGCAGTTGCATCACCTTGCTGGCGAGTCTGATGCCGTCGCTGTGCATGGCGAGTTCGTTTTCCATAGATTCTCGCTCCGAGAGTCTCTACCAACAGGCTGTCCCGTATCTGCAGCAAGCCAATAGCAAGCTTGAAGCGGTGCCTTCCAATTTTCCCACGGCGAGTGCCGAGGAGAAGCAGCGCTCAATGGCGCTGGTCGACGAAGCGGGAGTGTTGCTCAGGCCTGCGATCACATTGCTGGAGCAAGCCGCAGCGCTTGAGCATCCGGTAGCGCAGTATCGTCTGGCGTTGATCTACGTGATGCTCCATCCGAGCGACGTGATAAAGGAGAAGGCTTGCCCCTTGTTCGAACAAAGTCTGGTACATGGCTTTGCTCCAGCGGCACTCGAGATTTCGTCCTGGTGTGTGGCGTTCACGGACACCGTCCAATACCAGACAGCGCTGCAGGCGATCGAGGCCAGCATGCCCCTCTATGAGAAATACTTTCCGCAGCCGGTTGTAAAGCTTGAGTGTCGACGCGAAGAGCCCATGGGCATGGCAATGCAATGGGGCAGCAGCCGTGATTATCAAGCGGAGATTTACCGGCTGCAGGGCGACAGTAACCGCGCGCAGCGCTGGGAGTTTTACCAGAAAGCGCTCGATATCAATGACTGCTACAGGGTGAAACGGCGCATGGCGAGTCGTACCTGACCTGCGCCCCCTGAACTGAAGGGCGGTGAATGGTGAAACGGAACCGGTGACGGCTACAAGCGCCGTCTACCGGTTCAACCTCTCAAGCCAGCCGATTACAGATCGGTGATTTCCTTGTGGCGCGGTACCAGCAGTTTCATCACGCTCCACGCCACCAGGTAGGCCACCGCACAGATGGCGAACATGATCATGTAGCCGGTGTGAATATCGTTGATCGATTTGTAGTAGTCGAACACCCAACCGCCAAGCTTCGTCATCGCAACACCGCCCATGCCGCCGGCCAAACCGCCAATGCCGACCACTGACGCGATGGATTTTTGCGGGAACATGTCAGACACGGTGGTGAAGATGTTGCACGACCACGCCTGATGCGCCGACGCCCCGATGCCGATCAATATCACCGGTACCCAAAAGCTGATGTAACCCAATGGCTGAGCCAGCAACACCAGCAGCGGGAAGAAGGCGATGACCAGCATGGCTTTCATCCGACCGTCATACGGCGCATCGCCACGTGCCATGAAATAGCTCGGGAACCAGCCGCCGCCGATACTGCCGACCATGGTCATGCTGTACAGCACGGCCAAAGGCAAGACGATGGCCGCGCCCTTCATGCCGTACTGCGCCGACAGGTAGGTTGGCAGCCAGAACAGGAAGAACCACCACACACCGTCGGTCATGAATTTGCCGAAGGCGAACGCCCAGGTCTGGCGGTAGGTCAGCAACTTGAACCACGAGACTTTTTTCTCGGCAACGCCCGGTGCCGGGGTGGCAATCACCTGCGCATCGCTGCGGATGAAGGCCAGTTCCTCTGCCGAGAGGCGTTTTTGATTTTCAGGTTTTTCGTACAGTGCAATCCACACGGCCACCCAGACAAAGCCCAGCATGCCGATCACGATGAACGCCGCTTCCCAACCCCACAGGGCGGCAATCAGCGGCACGCAGATCGGCGCCAGGATCGCGCCCACGTTGGCACCAGAGTTGAAGATACCGGTGGCGAAGGAGCGTTCCTTCTTCGGGAAGTATTCGGCCGTGGCCTTGATCGCGATCGGGAAGTTACCCGCCTCGCCTATCGCCAGCACGGCGCGGGACAGCATGAAACCGGCGATAGAGACCGGGATCACCGCAAGGCCGAACGCACTGCTCACCGCTGCGATGCCCTCGCCCATCGGCACTGAAAAGGCATGCATCATGGCGCCGGTCGACCAGACAGCGATCGCGATGATGTAGGCCTTCTTGGTGCCGATCTTGTCGACGAAACGGCCGGCAAACAGCATGGATATCGCGTACACAAACTGGAAAACGGAAGCGATGTTGGCGTAGTCGCTGTTGCTCCAGCCAAATTGCGTCGACAGATCCGGCGCCAACAGGCTGAGCACCTGGCGGTCGAGGTAGTTGACGGTGGTGGCGAAGAACAACAGTGCACAGATCGTCCAGCGATATTTGCCGACGGACTGGCCGACACGTTGCGCATTGATGGGCTCGTTCAGATTCATGGCATCACTTTATTATTGGATTGTGGTGATGATCTCTCGGTTTCAAGCGAGATCAATTCTTACGCGTAGCGAACTGCTCTGTGGCTATCGTCAGACGAGTAGCACGTGCAATCGGGGGGTTGCTACAGATAACGGGGATGACTGAGCGCCTGGGCAGGCAATCAGGACCGGACCACAAGAAGCGGTATGCGGGAAGGCTGGAAAGCGGATTGAGTTCATGATGGGACCCGGTTTTTGTTTTTAGGGGTGTAACATCGTATGTCGTCGTACAACTGCGCCTTTTATAACGACTCCCCTACCCGGCTGTCAATCCGGAAAATGGCCGTTCGTCTCGACAGACAACCCGCCGAACGGCAAAGGCTGTGCCGCCCTTGAAGAGATTAGTGGTCCGGGTGTGGCCGTGGGTATTTGAAAATCAGATAGTCGTACGACAACGCATGTCGTGACGAACACTTCAACTGTAGGAGCGAGCCTGCTCGCGATGGACGTGAACGAAAACGCGTGTTATCTGGCTCAACGCGGTGTTCTGAAGTCCATCGTCGGAACGCCGCCCGGAGCCGGCTCGCTCCTACAATTTTTGAGGAGGGGCTTATTTGACCAGCCGTTTTTCCTTCGATGGCCTGTACCCGAAATACGAGCTGTAGCACTTGCTGAAATGACTCGGTGACACAAAACCACAGGCCACCAGCACATCCACCTGGGACAGTTCCGTGTGCTGCAGCAGGCGCCGCGCTTCGGTAATGCGCAATTCCATGTAATAGCGCTGAGGCGTGGTGCCGAGTTGCTCCTTGAACAGACGCTCGAGTTGGCGGCGAGAACGGCCTGCGTAAACGGCCAACTGCTCCAACTCCAGAGGCTCTTCGAGGTTGGCGTCCATCAGCTTCACCACCTCGCGCAAGGGTGCGCTCACGCAGACATTTTCCGTCGGTTTGATCCGCCGGTAACGCGACTCTTCGAACGCGAGGATGTCCTCGATCCCTTCGACAAGAGCCTTGTCGTGCAAGCTCTTGATCCAGTCCAGCGCCATGTGGAACGCGCCCGAAGGACTGGACGCCGTGAGCCGGTCTCGATCAATGACAAAAGGCTCGCTGGTGACATGCGCCGCTTTCGCCACTTCCGCGAGCGCGGGGCGATGTTCGGGATGAATCGCGCAGCGATAGCCGTCGAGCAAGCCGGCACTCCCGAGGAACCAGGCGCCATTCCACAATCCGGCCAGGCTCACGCCATGGTCGGCGGCCGCTCTCAACAGACTGGTCAACTCGTCAGAGGCCTTCAGCTCGGTCCTGTAGCCACCGCAAATGACCAACAGATCGAGGTCGTGCACGACGGAGCAATCAATGCGCGCATCCGGCCGGATGACCAGCCCCAGATCGCTGATGACCTCCCCGTCGTGCAAGCCGAACGTGCGCGACGAGAACAGTTTTGGCCGTAGCAGATTCGCCGTGATGATCGTATCCAGTGCCTGCGTAAATGCCGGCAGCGAAAAATGTTCGAGCAGCAAAAAGCCTGTCCGTGTCAGTTGAACAGGCTCGTCGGGGTTGTCGTTCAGATAGCGAAGATTTTTCCCCTTCATGCCTCCGCTAAATTGGCGTCGTTCGATCAAAGTTTTAGGCACTCGGTTACGGCGTAGATAAAACCTAATGCTACCTGCTGACGCTCAAAACACCCTAGCGCCATTTACACCTCTTCACGCCAACTGAAAGCCATGACGAAGCGGGTCCTTGTCATCGACAAAAATGGTGTTGTGCCCGGTAATCTGCGCCCAGCCACCGATGCTGGGGCGAATGCCGTCGAATGGGCCGACTTTCACCGCAGACTCGACTTTGCCTTCGAAGATCGTGCCGATCAGGCTCTCATTGCGGAATGTCTCGCCCACGTGCAACCGGCCCTTCCCCACCAGCTGCGCCATCCGCGCCGACGTCCCGGTGCCGCCGGGAGAGCGGTCAATCGCCTTGTCGCCGTAGAACACCGCACTGCGGCCATCGGCGGCGGTGCCGTGTTCGTCGTCGCACCAGATGACATGGTGAACGCCGCTGATCCGGCTGTTTTCGGGATGCACGGGATCACACACGCCTGCCAATGCCGAGCGAAGTTTCCGACTCAGGCTGACGATGTCTGCGGTCGTCATCCCCGTCAGGCCGGCCCAACTTTCTTGTGGTTCAACCACTGCATAGAAATTGCCGCCATAGGCAATGTCGACGGTGAAGGTTCCAACGCCCGGCACCTCGACCACCACGTCGGCGCTGTGCAGGTAGCTGGCCACGTTGAACAGTCGGATCGAGTCCACGTATTCGCCGCTCATGACGTAGTCGACATCGACGCGCCCGGCCGGTGTTTCGATGGCCAGCCGGCCCGGCTCGCGCGGCGTGACCAACCCCTCTTCGATCACCACGGTGGACAAGCCGATCGTACCCGCCCCGCACATTGGCAGGCAGCCGCTGACTTCGATGAACAACGCACCAAAATCGCAATCGTCGCGGTTCGACGGGTAGATGATCACGCCGGACATGATGTCGTGCCCACGGGGTTCGAACATCAGCGCGGTGCGAACCCAGTCATGGTCACGCACGAAAATCTCACGGCGTTCGGCCATCGAAACGGACGGCAGCAGAGGCCCGCCGCCGGTCACGACCCGCACCGGGTTCCCGCACGCATGGGAGTCGACACAAAAAAAGCTACGTCTCATTCTGAAGGTCTCTCAAAGAAGTGCGCGTGGGGAGTGACGCTGCAACGCGCCGCGTGTCAGCCGGTCCAGCAACAGAGCCACCGCGACGATCGCCAGACCGGCGCGCAGCCCCAGGCCCATCTCCATTCTGGAAAGACCTCGCGTCACTTCTGCACCGAGTCCACCGGCACCGACCAGGCCCGCCAACACCACCATTGCCAGGGACATGAGGATGCATTGGTTGAGCCCGACCAACAGCGTCGGCGCGGCGGTCGGCAGTTCGATCTTGAACAGAATGTCCCGGGGTGAAGCGCCGGACGCCTGGCCCAGTTCCAGCAGGTCTTTCGGCAACTGTTTGAACGCCAGGGTGGTCAGCCTGAGCATCGGCGGAATGCCGTAGACGATGGTCGCGATAATCGCCGGCACTCGCCCGAGGCTGAACAGCATCACGGCGGGAATCAGGTAAACCCACGGTGGCACGGTTTGCATGATGTTGAGGATCGGCAGGAAGGCTTCATCCACGCGTTTTACCCGTGCCGCCAATACACCGAGCGGAAAGGCGATGGCCACCGAGATCAACACCGCCACCGAGACCAGCGCGATGGTTTGCATGGAGGCCGCCCAAAGGCCGGCGAACAGGCAAAACGCCAACATCAAGGCGGCAAACACCGCGACGCGTTTGTTGGCGAAAAAGAACGCGCCGACCACGACGATGGCGATGAACAGATAAGGATGCGGCGCCAGCAACGCGGACTCCACCGCGCCCAGCACCGCCTCGATGACTTGGCTGATGCCTTTGAACACACCGTGCAGATTGGCGTTCAGCCAATCGACTGCGGGCGCCAGGAATTCGCCCGGGGAAAATTGCAGTTCTGAGGCACTCATTGGCTTTCTCCCATCCGCGAGCGGGCAGCGTGCTGCGCTAACCGATCCAGGATCATGGTCAGAATGACGATGGCGATGGCCGCGTTGATCGACTTGGCGATATCCAGTGTGCGAACGGCGCCGTAGATCGACTCACCCAGCCCGCCGGAGCCGACGATGCCGGCGATAACCACCATGCCGAACGCCATCATCAAGCTCTGGTTCACCCCGGCCATGATGCTGGGCTTGGCGAACGGCAGGCGAATCTTGAAAAACATTTGCCAGCCAGTGACACCACTGGCATCGCCCAGCTCGATGAACTCTCGCGGGGTCATCCGAATCCCCAAGGATGTCAGGCGTATCGCCGGCGGCACGGCCACGATAAAAGTGGCGAGCAGTGCGGTGGCCGGGCCGTAGCCCAGCAGCGCGATGGCCGGCAACAGGTAGATGTAGGGCGGCATGGTCTGGATCAGGTCCAGCACCGGATCGACCACGCGATCAACCGACGGCGCGAGGCCGGCCAGCACGCCCAATGGAATCGCGACCACCAGCGCCAGTACGGTGGCCGTCAGCACCAGCGCAAGCGTGCTGACCGTCTCTGGCCACAAGCCGATCACGTCGCAGAACACCAGCGCGAGGCCCGCGAGAATCGCGAACCGGGCGCCCACCACCCGCCATCCGATCAGGGCGATGGCCAGCGCGACGAGGTAATACGGTGGATAGGCAATGCACCAGAGCACACTTTTGTAGACGCCCGTCAGCAGTGCATTGACGCCGTCGAACAAAAACTCGCCGTGATCCGAGAGCCATTCCAGACTCGAGTCGATGGTCGTGTCGAATTGATCGGAAAAGTCCGGAATGCTCATGTCGATGCCTCCAGAACGGTGTCGGCTGTTGAGGCCGAGAATTCATTCGGAATGCCCTGAACGCCGCGAAGCAGATCGCGCGGCGTAATGATGCCCACCACCACGCCGTTGTCGATGACTGCCAGCGCGTCGCGCTCGGACTTCATCGTCAATCCGATCAGTTCGTTGATGTCTGCGCCCAGCGAAGTCTTGCTCAGCCTGGAAATGTCGCATCCCGGGTTTGCGACCTTGAAAGGCTCGACCGGCGTCATGACCGAGTGAGCCTTGACCAAGTGCAGCCGGGAGATACCTGCCACAAATTCCGCGACATAATCGTCCGCTGGGTTAAGCACGATTTCCTCGGCGGTGCCGACCTGGATGATCACGCCATCCTTCATGATCGCGATGCGATCACCAATGCGGATGGCCTCGTCCAGGTCGTGAGTGATGAAGACCGCGGACTTGCCAAGCTCCTTGGTCAGCTGGCGAAACTCGTCCTGCAACTGCCGGCGAATCAATGGATCAAGCGCACTGAACGGTTCATCCATCAAAATCACTTCAGGGTCGGCGGTAATCGCACGGGCCAGGCCGACACGTTGCTGCATGCCGCCAGACAACTCCGTGGGGTAACGCGATGACCATTCGCTCAGCCCCACTTTGGCCAGTGCCTGCTCGGCCACTTTGTACCGCTCAGCCTTGCCGACGCCCTGCACTTCCAGGCCGAATGCCGTGTTCTCCAGCACCGTTCGATTGGGCAACAACGCCACACTCTGGAAGACCATGCCGATGTGACGCGCCCTCACCTCTCGAAGCTGCGCCGGTGTCAGGGAAGACAGGTCCTTGCCTTTGACCAGCACTTTGCCTGAGCTCGGTGTGATCAGTTTGTTGAGGAGCCTGATCAAGGTGGATTTGCCACTGCCGGACAAGCCCATGATGCAGAAGATTTCGCCTCTTCGAACCTGGAGGCTGACGTCGGAGACCCCGACCACACAGCCGTAGTTTTGCAGGATCTGAGTCTTGGTCAGCCCTTGCTGAGTGACAGCGTTCATCGCTGCCGGTGCGGCTTTCCCGAAGATTTTCCAGACTGACTGGCAATCTATCAGCACTTCGTTAGTGTCTATTTTGGCCGTTGTCATTTTCGTAACCCGTGAACCAGTTTTCTGGTTTCTCTAATGAATCAAAGGGCGGCAGTGGCGTAAGGCATCAGCAATCAGTTCTTGATATTTTCCCAGCGCTTGAGCAGCTCGCTGTGGCTATCGGTCCAGCCCTTGATGGCCTGTTCCATGGTTTTGCCATCTTTGACTTCGGCGTTCATCGCGGTGATGTCGGCGATTGGCACGTAGACGCTCGCCATCAGTTCACGCGCACGCGGATTGCTTTCAGCGAAGCCTTTGTGGCCGATCCAGTAGTAGCCTTGCAGCGGCGGGAAAATGCCTTTTGGATCTTTCAGGAATTTGAGATCGAATTTCTTGGTCATCCAGGACGGATCCCAAACGGTGACGACTACTGGCTCTTTACGGTCGACTGCCGACTTCAACGCCGCCGTCATTGCCGTGGTACTGCCTTCCACCAGTTTCAGCTTGAGGTCATAGGCTTTAACCACATTGGTCGCATCGTTCATCAGGCCAGAACCCGGTTCGATGCCGATGATCTTGCCGCCCAGTTTTTCCGAATTGGCGTTCAACTGGTCGATGGAATCGATGTCGACATAACTCGGTACCGCAAGCCCTTGGTAGAGGCCAAACGAAACCGGCGAGAGTTTCTCGATTTTGTTCTTGTTTTTGTTCCAGTAATCGTTTGCCGCGTAGTCCGTTTGCGACGCCAGCACTTGAACATCACCTTTGCTTAATGCCGCATAAGCGATGCCCCACTCGGAGAACTCTACAACTTTTACGGTATAACCAGAGTCTTCAAGCACCTTCTTGGTAATACCTGTAATTGGCGTCAAGTCCTCCCACGTCATAGTACCCATGGTGATATTTTTTTCTTCGGCGTGAACTGGCAAACACATAACGCCGGCCACAGCGACAGCGCAGACTGCCTTCCAAATCTTTTTCATGGCGTGCTCCGATCTACGGTTAAAACTAGAGATTAGGCCTTTATGAAATAAAAGCCGGTGGTTTGAAACTATTCAGCCTTCTCGCCCTGCTCTGAGCGCCTGCCAGCGAATAACCGAGTTGACACCCAACATCGTCAATATCTTTGGTGGAAGCCGGCTAGGCCCTGGCAGTTGACTGAAACTTTGCAAAACCTGTGAATGGTGACCGCTGGCCAACTCGGCAGCCATCACGCCTGCCAATGTGCTTTTAACCGTGCCCAGCCCGTTTTCGCAGCAGGCGGAATAGAGGTTTTCCTCGATTTCGCCAAAGGCGGGCGCGCTGTTACGACTCAGGCAAAGCCGCCCTGCCCAGCTGAATTCCAGCGGCGTCGATTTCAACTCCGGGAAACGCGCATCCAGAGAGTGCCGTTGTTCTTCGGCCACCGCCGCGACACGCATCGGTGTGACTTGAATACTCGGGTCATAGGTAAACTTGGTGCGGATAACAATCCGCGAAAGTCCATTCGAAGTTATCTTGCGAACTGTCGCGCCCATCGGGTCCGCTGGCAATAAGGCCCAACGATCTTTACCGGTAACCGGCCTTGAAAACTCATCATGACTATAAGCAGCCGTCATTGAGGCGTAAGTAAAGACATGCAGCAACCGGCCTTGAAAGTGACCGAAGTCTTCAATATGGCCATTGACCGCAAGAATGACTTTAGGCGCACTAACGGAACCACGATGAGACTTCGCCTTCCAGCCAACTCCCGCCCGGGACAATTCCACAATCGGTGAACGCTCATACAGTTCAATCTGCCGATCCAGTCCGTTTGCAAGATCCCGAATATATTGCGCTGGCTGAATCATCACCGCACCAGGCGTATACAGCCCGTTGTGGTAATAAGTGGAACCGGTGATGTCTCGCATCTGCGCGGCGTCCAGTACTTCAAACCGCTCGCCAATGCCTTTTAACGATTTGGCATAGTTGTCATTGAGTTTCGTCCCCCGCTCGGTGGCGGCGGCGTTGATCTTGCCGGAAGGGTCGAACGTCTGCGCAGACATGCCATATTCACGAGCAGCGTCGGCGGCAAACGCAATGGCAAAACGGTTCTGGGCAATTTCTAGTGCCGTTGCCGACTCACCGCCCACCGAATACTCCCCGGATGAAAGGCTGTGCGGCACATCGATCATGAACCCCGAGTTCCTGCCCGCCGGCCCCTTGGCGATTTCATGGGCATCCACCACCGCGATGCGGCAGCCCGGATGCAGTTGAGCCAGCCTGCGAGCCGCAGACAGCCCGGCAAAACCCGCACCGATGATCAGCCAGTCCGCCGTGACGTTGCCATCAAGCAGGCGAACAGGCGCAGTGCGTACGGAAATTGCCTCCCAACCTGAAACCCCGGTGTCTACCGGAAGGCGCTTGATGGTATGGGTGCTCATTTTTCGTTCTCTTCATCCGACCGATCAGACACATCGATCCAGATGGTTTTGATTTCGGTGTATTGATCGTGGGCAAAAATCGATTTGTCCCGACCGCCGAACCCGGACTCCTTGTAGCCGCCAAACGGCGTGGAAGCATCGCCCTCGCCGAAGCAGTTCACGGTGACGATCCCGGCGCGAATCTCCCTCGCCAACTTGATGGCACGACGCAAACTGCCGGTGTAAACCGAGGCGGCCAGGCCGTACACCGTGTCATTGGCCAGGGCAATGGCTTCAGAAATCGAGCTGAACGTGGTGACCGACAGAATCGGACCGAAGATCTCTTCCTGGAACAACCGACTCTCTGGCGCGACACCGTCAATCACGGTCGGCTCGACGAACGCACCGTCTTCGGTGCTACCGCCGTACACAACGTCAAGTTTGCCGACGCTGGCATGCTCAAGGTACGACTTCACTTTCGCGAAATGTTCGGGGCTGACCAACGCGCCGACGCGGTTTTGCGGGTCGAGTGGATCACCCATTTTCCATTCGCGGATGTAGGCGCCCATGCGTTCCAGCAGTTCATCCTTCACAGACGCGTGGACGATCAGCCGCGAGGTTGCGGAGCAGTTCTCGCCCATGTTCCAGAACGCGCCGTTGACGACATGCTGAGCGACGAGGTCGAGGTTTTGCGCATCGTCCATCACCACGGCCGGGTTTTTCCCGCCGCACTCGAGAACGATGCGTTTCAGGTTCGAATCGGCTGCGTAGTGCAGGAAACGGCGGCCGGTCGCGGTGGAGCCGGTGAAGCTCACCATGTCGACGTCGTGATGCAGGCCGATCGGCTCGCCGACCTCTTTCCCGGTGCCGGTGACAATGTTGAGCACACCGGCGGGGACGCCCGCCTCGAACGCGAGTTGCGCCACACGCAACGTCGTCAGCGTGGTCTGCTCGGCGGGTTTGACGATCACCGAACAGCCTGCGGCAAGTGCCGGGCCGATTTTCCAGGCCAGCATCAGCAGCGGGAAGTTCCAGGGCAGCACGCAGCCCACCACCCCGATGGGTTCACGCACGACCATGGTCAGCGCGTCACTGCCCACAGGGGCGGTGTTGTCATAAATCTTGTCGATCAACTCGGCGTGCCAGCGCAGCGTATGAATGGTGTCCGGCACATCGACCAACTGGCACTCGCTGACTGGCTTGCCGCTGTCGAGACTCTCAAGGACGGCCAGTTCGTGGCTATGCCGTTCAAGCAAATCGGCAAACTTCAACAGGACGGTTTTGCGCTCTTTTGGAGAAATGGATCTCCAGCGGCCATCCTCAAACGCTTCCTTGGCGTTGCTGACCGCGAGATCGACATCTGCCGACGCGCAAGCGGCGACGTCTGCCAGAAACTCACCGGTCGCCGGATTGTTCGTGGCGAAGGTTTTGCCCGAGATCGCGGGTTTGAACGCGCCGTTGATGAAGGCATTGCAGGGGAACGAAATGTCTTTGGCGATGGCGGCGTATTCGGCCTTGGTCAGGAGATCACCCATGGCTGGCTCCTGATGTGATGCGTGCAACGTCGCGCTTC contains:
- a CDS encoding 4-hydroxyproline epimerase — its product is MRRSFFCVDSHACGNPVRVVTGGGPLLPSVSMAERREIFVRDHDWVRTALMFEPRGHDIMSGVIIYPSNRDDCDFGALFIEVSGCLPMCGAGTIGLSTVVIEEGLVTPREPGRLAIETPAGRVDVDYVMSGEYVDSIRLFNVASYLHSADVVVEVPGVGTFTVDIAYGGNFYAVVEPQESWAGLTGMTTADIVSLSRKLRSALAGVCDPVHPENSRISGVHHVIWCDDEHGTAADGRSAVFYGDKAIDRSPGGTGTSARMAQLVGKGRLHVGETFRNESLIGTIFEGKVESAVKVGPFDGIRPSIGGWAQITGHNTIFVDDKDPLRHGFQLA
- a CDS encoding quaternary amine ABC transporter ATP-binding protein; its protein translation is MTTAKIDTNEVLIDCQSVWKIFGKAAPAAMNAVTQQGLTKTQILQNYGCVVGVSDVSLQVRRGEIFCIMGLSGSGKSTLIRLLNKLITPSSGKVLVKGKDLSSLTPAQLREVRARHIGMVFQSVALLPNRTVLENTAFGLEVQGVGKAERYKVAEQALAKVGLSEWSSRYPTELSGGMQQRVGLARAITADPEVILMDEPFSALDPLIRRQLQDEFRQLTKELGKSAVFITHDLDEAIRIGDRIAIMKDGVIIQVGTAEEIVLNPADDYVAEFVAGISRLHLVKAHSVMTPVEPFKVANPGCDISRLSKTSLGADINELIGLTMKSERDALAVIDNGVVVGIITPRDLLRGVQGIPNEFSASTADTVLEAST
- a CDS encoding ABC transporter permease, producing the protein MSIPDFSDQFDTTIDSSLEWLSDHGEFLFDGVNALLTGVYKSVLWCIAYPPYYLVALAIALIGWRVVGARFAILAGLALVFCDVIGLWPETVSTLALVLTATVLALVVAIPLGVLAGLAPSVDRVVDPVLDLIQTMPPYIYLLPAIALLGYGPATALLATFIVAVPPAIRLTSLGIRMTPREFIELGDASGVTGWQMFFKIRLPFAKPSIMAGVNQSLMMAFGMVVIAGIVGSGGLGESIYGAVRTLDIAKSINAAIAIVILTMILDRLAQHAARSRMGESQ
- a CDS encoding LysR substrate-binding domain-containing protein, with the protein product MKLIQLRAFCSVVDMGSFRSAARTLEAAQSTLTESIQSLERELGATLLVRSNQGISLTLAGKVFLTRARSIILDCDRAVQDVRQCNGAPEGQIALGVTTEPLAACLMPVFNSFTRRFPNVQLHVAGGQTKKLIEMIRAGRLDFVMCPLSADVCDIDLQIERLYRSKASVIARKGHPLAEARSVRDLADCQWISVRPAGIAGSAEKQLIELFKAQGLPPPKIAITTESLLEILHIISETDYLTIEPGMLAGMKLFSSSLTSISIREPLESCEVCLISRRVSPFTQVTQELTSMLISYSRLRHRAKG
- a CDS encoding ABC transporter permease, whose product is MSASELQFSPGEFLAPAVDWLNANLHGVFKGISQVIEAVLGAVESALLAPHPYLFIAIVVVGAFFFANKRVAVFAALMLAFCLFAGLWAASMQTIALVSVAVLISVAIAFPLGVLAARVKRVDEAFLPILNIMQTVPPWVYLIPAVMLFSLGRVPAIIATIVYGIPPMLRLTTLAFKQLPKDLLELGQASGASPRDILFKIELPTAAPTLLVGLNQCILMSLAMVVLAGLVGAGGLGAEVTRGLSRMEMGLGLRAGLAIVAVALLLDRLTRGALQRHSPRALL
- a CDS encoding MFS transporter, whose translation is MNLNEPINAQRVGQSVGKYRWTICALLFFATTVNYLDRQVLSLLAPDLSTQFGWSNSDYANIASVFQFVYAISMLFAGRFVDKIGTKKAYIIAIAVWSTGAMMHAFSVPMGEGIAAVSSAFGLAVIPVSIAGFMLSRAVLAIGEAGNFPIAIKATAEYFPKKERSFATGIFNSGANVGAILAPICVPLIAALWGWEAAFIVIGMLGFVWVAVWIALYEKPENQKRLSAEELAFIRSDAQVIATPAPGVAEKKVSWFKLLTYRQTWAFAFGKFMTDGVWWFFLFWLPTYLSAQYGMKGAAIVLPLAVLYSMTMVGSIGGGWFPSYFMARGDAPYDGRMKAMLVIAFFPLLVLLAQPLGYISFWVPVILIGIGASAHQAWSCNIFTTVSDMFPQKSIASVVGIGGLAGGMGGVAMTKLGGWVFDYYKSINDIHTGYMIMFAICAVAYLVAWSVMKLLVPRHKEITDL
- a CDS encoding GlxA family transcriptional regulator, translated to MKGKNLRYLNDNPDEPVQLTRTGFLLLEHFSLPAFTQALDTIITANLLRPKLFSSRTFGLHDGEVISDLGLVIRPDARIDCSVVHDLDLLVICGGYRTELKASDELTSLLRAAADHGVSLAGLWNGAWFLGSAGLLDGYRCAIHPEHRPALAEVAKAAHVTSEPFVIDRDRLTASSPSGAFHMALDWIKSLHDKALVEGIEDILAFEESRYRRIKPTENVCVSAPLREVVKLMDANLEEPLELEQLAVYAGRSRRQLERLFKEQLGTTPQRYYMELRITEARRLLQHTELSQVDVLVACGFVSPSHFSKCYSSYFGYRPSKEKRLVK